One window of Phycisphaeraceae bacterium genomic DNA carries:
- a CDS encoding glycosyltransferase family 4 protein yields the protein MVDNREGIKACGIEASGLAGRLTLCRYDRGLGTRMMRNEGAHKAGRVFIECTHLYQHNFNTGIQRVVRNLACLGGKEGRAIGLEVVPVVVTSAGLATVSPEELARDRSSAAVRAWARVRKSLIGLLPRGARATHDEIGAGERAGLAWRVLSGAKRSVVWCVLALRRLYERGLLFLRAVALHGKHVAPREGDVLLLADASWKADVLWRHASAWRARGARVGLVVYDLIPIVTPEFSANLLVAPFEKYMRRAAAETDFAVAISRHSAREFRAFAEKSGAPGWSEERAGWFRLGADESASGQTRASDDARLVMEKLGARPVYLAVGTLEVRKNHGVLLDAFDELWKRGRDVALVIIGNYGWKSQEIARRIQAHPEFEKRLFWFTKATDADLESWYRRAHTVIMASLAEGFGLPVVEALVRGRPVIASDIPTHHEIAEGFVEFFDPRRSDALVDAVERDLRGETAREVSGYRWPGWPEGVRECLNECARMAGLGKRPS from the coding sequence ATGGTCGACAACCGGGAAGGCATCAAGGCATGCGGCATCGAGGCATCGGGATTGGCGGGAAGGCTGACGTTGTGTCGGTATGATCGCGGCCTTGGAACCCGCATGATGCGAAACGAAGGTGCGCACAAAGCAGGGCGGGTGTTTATCGAGTGCACGCACCTCTATCAGCACAACTTCAACACGGGAATCCAGCGCGTCGTGCGGAATCTCGCGTGCCTCGGAGGCAAAGAAGGCAGGGCGATCGGGCTGGAAGTCGTGCCGGTTGTCGTCACGAGCGCCGGTCTGGCGACCGTCTCACCGGAGGAACTCGCTCGCGATCGAAGTTCGGCGGCGGTGCGTGCGTGGGCGCGCGTCCGTAAGAGTCTCATCGGGTTGCTGCCTCGGGGCGCGCGGGCGACGCACGACGAAATCGGAGCCGGGGAGAGGGCGGGACTCGCCTGGCGGGTGCTGTCGGGTGCCAAGCGGAGCGTGGTGTGGTGCGTGCTCGCGCTGCGGCGTTTGTATGAGAGAGGATTGCTCTTTCTGCGAGCGGTTGCATTACACGGAAAGCATGTTGCACCTCGGGAGGGTGACGTGCTGCTCCTGGCGGACGCGAGCTGGAAGGCGGATGTGCTCTGGAGGCACGCCAGCGCGTGGCGGGCGCGCGGCGCGCGTGTTGGGCTGGTGGTGTACGACCTGATTCCGATTGTGACACCGGAGTTCAGCGCGAATTTGCTGGTGGCCCCGTTCGAGAAGTACATGAGGCGTGCCGCGGCGGAGACGGACTTTGCGGTGGCGATCTCGCGGCATTCGGCGCGGGAGTTCCGCGCGTTTGCGGAGAAGTCGGGGGCGCCGGGCTGGAGCGAGGAGCGGGCGGGATGGTTTCGATTGGGAGCGGACGAGTCCGCGAGCGGTCAGACACGAGCTTCGGACGATGCCCGGCTGGTGATGGAGAAACTTGGCGCGCGCCCGGTGTATCTCGCGGTCGGGACGCTGGAAGTACGCAAGAACCACGGCGTGCTGCTGGATGCGTTCGATGAATTGTGGAAGCGCGGAAGAGATGTCGCGCTGGTGATCATCGGGAATTACGGCTGGAAGTCGCAGGAGATTGCGAGGCGTATTCAGGCGCACCCCGAATTTGAGAAGCGGCTGTTTTGGTTCACGAAGGCGACGGACGCGGACCTGGAATCGTGGTATCGGCGTGCGCACACGGTGATCATGGCTTCGCTTGCGGAGGGATTCGGTTTGCCGGTGGTGGAGGCTCTGGTGCGAGGGCGACCGGTGATCGCGAGCGATATTCCGACGCATCACGAAATCGCGGAGGGGTTTGTCGAGTTCTTCGATCCGAGGCGATCGGATGCGCTGGTCGACGCCGTGGAGAGAGATCTGCGCGGCGAGACGGCGCGCGAGGTGAGCGGGTATCGCTGGCCGGGCTGGCCCGAGGGTGTGCGCGAGTGTCTGAATGAGTGCGCGCGGATGGCGGGGCTTGGGAAAAGGCCGTCCTGA